A single region of the Blastopirellula marina genome encodes:
- a CDS encoding DUF1559 domain-containing protein, whose translation MKVTKKKSAFTLVELLVVIAIIGVLIALLLPAVQQAREAARRTQCNNNLKQLGLAMHNYHDTFQSLPAGWIDVGSSNNYMGWGTFLLPFVEQSALYDEMKAAGAYKQAWFNITAMDPFAKTVVDAFICPSDPSGGLNSHLHDYGKSNYTGVGGAHYLKGSGANGTFYDNSFVKFRDMTDGLSNVAMVGERSTLLKSGWTQKKGTLWIGGSTSSEYYLNNAIVSSGYYSINGAAGSFNFTSAHPGGAIFLFGDGSAHFLSETIDGTTYRNLGSISDGNVLGEF comes from the coding sequence ATGAAAGTCACTAAAAAGAAATCGGCGTTTACCTTGGTGGAACTGTTGGTAGTCATTGCGATTATCGGCGTTCTTATTGCCTTGCTTCTGCCGGCCGTGCAACAGGCTCGCGAGGCGGCTCGCCGTACCCAGTGCAACAACAACCTGAAGCAATTGGGATTGGCGATGCACAACTACCACGACACCTTCCAGTCACTGCCGGCTGGTTGGATTGATGTGGGTAGCAGCAACAACTACATGGGCTGGGGAACGTTCCTGTTGCCGTTTGTCGAACAGTCGGCCCTGTACGACGAGATGAAGGCGGCCGGTGCTTACAAGCAGGCCTGGTTCAATATCACCGCCATGGATCCTTTCGCGAAAACGGTCGTGGATGCGTTCATCTGCCCTTCAGATCCTTCCGGTGGACTGAACAGTCACCTGCATGACTATGGCAAGTCGAACTATACCGGTGTCGGTGGTGCTCACTATCTGAAGGGAAGCGGTGCCAACGGGACTTTCTACGACAATTCCTTTGTTAAGTTCCGAGATATGACCGACGGTTTGAGCAATGTTGCCATGGTCGGTGAACGCAGCACCCTGTTGAAGTCCGGTTGGACGCAAAAGAAAGGAACGCTTTGGATTGGCGGCAGCACCAGCAGTGAGTACTACTTGAACAACGCAATCGTGTCTTCTGGTTATTACTCGATCAACGGTGCGGCAGGTTCCTTCAACTTTACCAGTGCCCATCCTGGCGGAGCGATATTTCTGTTCGGGGATGGTTCGGCTCACTTTCTGAGCGAGACGATCGACGGTACCACCTACCGCAATCTCGGCTCGATCAGTGACGGCAACGTCCTGGGCGAATTCTAA
- a CDS encoding S1C family serine protease: MRSPSLNMLAVRLCSLLLATMVCYSPVFSGPSANATELRMTPIVKAVQAAKDSIVNIHGHKTVSTVSAVGGDTPRQVNGMGTGVIIDRRGFIVTNHHVVDGVRRIQVTFNDGETLIARLIAHDLTTDLAVIKVDAHKDLPCINIGKSTDLMPGETVIAVGNAYGYENSVTRGIISALHRSVQVTENQKYDDLIQTDASINPGNSGGPLLNIDGQMIGINVAVRVGAQGIGFAIPVDNVMEISSRMMSTERMSDQSHGIRGKTMWEGDVATFKVTGVEKDSPADAAGLRIGDTLTKIGQQKIQRQLDVELALLNRTLNEEVTLEVDRAGETGKQLAIVTKSVSGATNVSDLAWRTMGVRVKPMPENDFAQLSSRYRGGLQVTAVRAGSPAEVEGIQIGDILVGMHDWETISYENLDYILKNKSVTTRGAIRFYILRERDTLYGDISLAAIQQVSQR, translated from the coding sequence ATGCGTTCACCCTCCTTGAATATGCTCGCCGTTCGTCTTTGCTCGCTTTTGCTTGCGACGATGGTGTGTTATTCACCGGTCTTCTCCGGGCCATCTGCCAATGCCACTGAACTTCGCATGACGCCCATTGTCAAAGCGGTTCAGGCGGCCAAGGACTCCATCGTCAACATTCACGGCCACAAGACGGTCTCGACCGTTAGTGCTGTTGGTGGCGATACTCCACGCCAGGTAAACGGCATGGGAACCGGCGTGATCATCGATCGCCGTGGTTTCATTGTCACCAACCATCACGTGGTCGACGGCGTCCGTCGCATTCAAGTGACGTTCAATGACGGCGAAACGCTGATTGCCCGCCTGATTGCTCACGACCTGACGACCGACCTGGCCGTCATCAAGGTCGATGCCCATAAAGATCTTCCTTGCATCAACATTGGCAAGTCGACCGACCTGATGCCCGGCGAAACGGTCATCGCGGTGGGTAACGCCTACGGATACGAAAACTCGGTCACTCGCGGCATCATCAGTGCTCTGCACCGCAGCGTTCAAGTCACCGAGAACCAGAAGTACGACGACCTCATTCAAACCGATGCCAGCATCAACCCCGGCAACTCTGGCGGGCCGCTGCTGAACATCGACGGCCAGATGATCGGCATCAACGTGGCCGTTCGCGTCGGTGCCCAGGGCATTGGCTTCGCCATCCCGGTCGATAACGTCATGGAAATCTCTTCCCGCATGATGTCGACCGAACGCATGAGCGATCAGTCGCACGGCATTCGCGGCAAGACCATGTGGGAAGGGGACGTCGCCACGTTCAAAGTCACCGGCGTCGAAAAGGACAGCCCTGCCGACGCAGCCGGCCTGCGAATCGGCGATACGCTGACCAAGATCGGCCAACAGAAGATCCAACGTCAACTGGACGTCGAACTGGCTCTCTTGAATCGCACGCTCAACGAAGAGGTGACTCTGGAAGTCGACCGAGCTGGCGAAACTGGCAAGCAGTTGGCCATCGTCACCAAGAGCGTCAGCGGAGCGACCAACGTTTCCGACCTCGCCTGGCGAACGATGGGTGTCCGCGTGAAGCCGATGCCAGAGAACGACTTCGCTCAGCTTTCCAGCCGATACCGTGGCGGCCTGCAGGTCACCGCCGTGCGTGCTGGCAGCCCAGCCGAAGTCGAAGGGATCCAGATCGGCGACATCCTGGTCGGCATGCACGACTGGGAAACGATCTCGTACGAGAACCTCGACTACATCCTGAAGAACAAGTCGGTGACCACTCGCGGTGCGATTCGCTTCTACATCCTGCGAGAACGCGACACCCTGTACGGCGACATCAGCCTCGCCGCCATCCAACAGGTATCACAGCGATAA
- the thiL gene encoding thiamine-phosphate kinase: MEQAFLKYLATQQQTLSPDSIGIGDDAAVLSWQADQKLVVCTDLISDETDFHLADVTPQQIGRKALAINLSDIAAMACEPVGALVTLLLPQGETSLDLAKGIYEGAAQLGQTYGCPILGGDTNSWPGKLAVSVTVLGRCPVGTPLLRSGAQPGDAIFVTGTLGGSILGDHISFHPRIREAIRLREICGLTAGMDISDGISIDLPRLCERSGVGAEIDVRLLPISDAARQMSQTTGKPPWWHALNDGEDFELLFTVPAAEADSLQAQWTEATRVTKIGTMQPGTKLYLLDESGQRLPLKPEGFSHK, translated from the coding sequence GTGGAACAAGCGTTCCTCAAATACCTGGCCACCCAGCAGCAAACGCTCTCGCCTGACAGCATTGGCATCGGTGACGACGCGGCGGTGCTTTCATGGCAAGCCGATCAGAAGCTGGTCGTCTGCACCGACCTGATCTCGGACGAGACCGACTTCCACCTGGCCGACGTCACCCCGCAGCAGATCGGCCGCAAGGCGTTGGCCATCAATCTCAGCGACATCGCAGCGATGGCCTGCGAGCCCGTAGGAGCGCTGGTGACGCTGCTGCTTCCCCAAGGCGAGACTTCACTCGACCTGGCCAAGGGAATCTACGAGGGAGCCGCCCAGCTAGGGCAGACGTACGGCTGCCCGATCCTCGGTGGCGATACCAACAGTTGGCCCGGCAAGTTGGCCGTCAGCGTCACGGTGCTTGGCCGCTGCCCCGTCGGCACACCCCTGCTGCGTTCCGGTGCCCAGCCAGGGGACGCGATCTTCGTCACCGGTACCCTCGGTGGTAGCATCCTGGGGGATCATATCAGCTTCCATCCTCGCATCCGCGAAGCGATCCGCCTTCGCGAGATCTGCGGGCTGACCGCAGGCATGGACATCAGCGACGGCATCTCGATCGACCTCCCCCGGCTGTGCGAGCGTAGCGGCGTCGGGGCCGAGATCGACGTACGACTCCTTCCTATTTCAGACGCCGCCCGGCAAATGAGCCAAACCACCGGCAAGCCACCGTGGTGGCATGCCCTGAACGACGGCGAAGATTTTGAACTGCTATTCACTGTCCCTGCGGCTGAAGCCGACTCGTTGCAAGCCCAATGGACGGAAGCAACGCGCGTGACAAAAATAGGAACCATGCAACCAGGCACCAAACTGTACCTGCTGGACGAATCGGGCCAGCGGCTGCCCCTCAAGCCTGAAGGTTTTTCGCACAAGTAA